In the Flavobacterium pallidum genome, one interval contains:
- a CDS encoding TlpA family protein disulfide reductase: MRYPYVIIRLIFPAYFVLLFGSCNKPFGNDDYTAYFGGEVSNPTSPYVLFCKDTKVIDTIMLKDDNTFFVKFDSLTPGLYTFKNEPEYQYIYFDKNDSIMVRINANDFDESIVFCGRGEEKNNFLMELYLKNEHEKKKIYDVFEYDYPNFKKNIDSAYASKEKFYKSKKESIQWNDDFDSYAKAMLDFNYFSKKEIYPVVHEMRTGVELKRTLPKDYYAHRSNIDYNDAKLTEFSPYVKYLTYMLSNMALEKDFPNVSEADKSLEMSVRKMDIADSLFKNQSIKNTILNNIAFTYLLEDQNIVNNKKFLDQYHRLSTDKSKHNEILKIGDAIQNLKEGNELPQVSLVNLNNEPVDFKSLIHKKTVLFFWTQNLESHVIAAHKIILELIRKHPDYQFIAINVDRDQEEWKKDMSNYKFDGIQEYRAADFDSMKEKWVINKIHRTMILNADGTINNAFVSLFDAKFEEHLR; the protein is encoded by the coding sequence ATGCGATACCCCTACGTAATCATAAGACTTATTTTCCCTGCTTATTTTGTTCTGTTGTTTGGTTCCTGTAATAAACCATTCGGGAATGATGACTACACCGCGTATTTCGGTGGGGAGGTTTCCAATCCAACAAGTCCTTATGTCCTTTTTTGCAAAGACACGAAAGTGATTGATACGATTATGTTAAAGGATGACAACACTTTCTTCGTAAAATTCGATTCGCTTACACCGGGACTTTATACTTTTAAGAATGAGCCGGAATACCAATACATTTATTTTGACAAAAATGACAGTATTATGGTGCGGATCAACGCAAATGATTTTGATGAATCTATTGTTTTCTGCGGACGCGGCGAAGAAAAAAACAATTTCCTGATGGAGTTGTACCTCAAAAACGAGCATGAGAAGAAAAAGATTTACGACGTTTTTGAATACGATTACCCAAATTTCAAGAAGAACATTGATTCTGCTTACGCTTCAAAGGAAAAATTCTACAAATCCAAAAAAGAATCCATTCAATGGAACGATGATTTTGATTCGTATGCCAAAGCAATGCTGGATTTCAATTATTTTTCTAAAAAGGAAATTTACCCCGTAGTCCATGAGATGCGTACCGGCGTTGAACTGAAAAGGACACTGCCAAAGGACTATTACGCACACCGCAGCAATATAGATTACAACGATGCAAAGCTGACTGAATTTTCGCCTTATGTCAAATACCTGACCTACATGCTCAGCAATATGGCTCTGGAAAAGGATTTCCCGAATGTTTCCGAAGCGGACAAATCACTTGAAATGAGCGTACGCAAGATGGATATCGCCGATTCGCTTTTCAAAAACCAGTCCATCAAGAATACCATCCTGAACAATATCGCCTTTACCTATTTGCTTGAGGACCAGAATATCGTCAATAATAAAAAGTTCCTCGACCAATACCACAGGCTTTCCACCGACAAAAGCAAACACAACGAAATCCTGAAAATCGGGGATGCCATTCAGAACCTGAAAGAAGGCAATGAACTGCCCCAAGTAAGCCTGGTAAACCTCAACAATGAACCGGTCGATTTCAAATCCCTGATCCATAAAAAAACGGTATTGTTTTTCTGGACCCAAAACCTCGAATCACATGTCATTGCAGCCCATAAAATCATTTTGGAACTGATTAGAAAACATCCTGATTATCAATTTATTGCCATCAATGTAGACCGTGATCAGGAAGAATGGAAAAAGGATATGAGTAACTACAAATTTGACGGCATACAGGAATACCGCGCCGCGGATTTCGACAGCATGAAGGAAAAATGGGTCATCAATAAAATCCACCGGACGATGATCCTGAACGCCGACGGCACGATCAACAATGCATTTGTGAGTTTATTTGATGCGAAATTCGAGGAACATTTGAGATAG
- the fsa gene encoding fructose-6-phosphate aldolase — MKFFIDTANLNDIKEAQALGVLDGVTTNPSLMAKEGITGKNNILKHYVDICNIVDGDVSAEVNAVDYDGMVREGEELADLHDQIVVKLPMTKDGVKACKYFSEKGVRTNVTLVFSAGQALLAAKAGATYVSPFIGRLDDVSTDGLNLIEEIRGIYDNYGYETEILAASVRHTMHIVNCAKIGADVMTGPLSAILGLLKHPLTDIGLAQFIADYQKGNQ; from the coding sequence ATGAAATTTTTTATCGACACGGCCAACCTGAACGACATTAAGGAAGCACAGGCACTAGGCGTTTTGGATGGCGTTACGACAAACCCGTCGCTGATGGCCAAGGAAGGCATCACCGGGAAAAACAACATCCTGAAGCATTATGTAGACATCTGCAACATCGTCGATGGTGATGTAAGCGCTGAAGTGAATGCCGTTGATTATGACGGAATGGTGCGTGAAGGCGAAGAACTCGCAGACCTGCACGACCAAATTGTCGTGAAACTCCCGATGACAAAAGACGGCGTGAAAGCCTGTAAATATTTCTCGGAAAAAGGCGTAAGGACCAATGTAACGTTGGTATTCTCGGCAGGACAGGCGTTATTGGCTGCGAAGGCCGGTGCGACATATGTTTCGCCATTCATCGGACGATTGGATGATGTGTCTACGGATGGTTTGAACCTGATTGAGGAAATTCGCGGAATTTACGATAACTACGGTTATGAAACTGAAATCCTTGCCGCTTCGGTACGCCATACGATGCACATCGTAAACTGTGCAAAAATCGGTGCGGATGTGATGACAGGGCCGCTTTCCGCTATCCTTGGATTGTTGAAGCATCCTTTGACGGATATTGGCCTGGCGCAGTTTATTGCGGATTACCAGAAGGGGAATCAGTAG
- a CDS encoding SDR family oxidoreductase, producing MNKVVLITGGSSGLGKAIGEFLRAKDYKVYGTSRNPDKIKDSVFPLLALDVRNPQSIQNAVSELISKEGRIDVLVNNAGVGITGPIEEMPLEEMKNNFDTNFFGPIEMMKAVLPQMRSQKSGLIINITSIAGYMGLPYRGIYSASKGALELITEALRMEVRSFGIKVTNIAPGDFATNIAAGRFHSPLLPGSAYEKAYGSILKTMDAHVDSGANPDDMGLAVYAIIQKQDPGIHYKVGTFMQRFSIILKRILPDRMYEKMLMNHYKL from the coding sequence ATGAACAAAGTTGTCCTCATTACCGGCGGTTCCTCCGGACTTGGAAAAGCCATCGGCGAATTCCTGCGCGCTAAAGATTATAAAGTTTACGGTACAAGCCGCAATCCCGATAAGATTAAAGATTCTGTTTTCCCCTTATTGGCGCTGGATGTTCGCAATCCGCAAAGCATTCAAAACGCCGTTTCCGAACTGATTTCCAAAGAAGGCCGTATTGATGTCCTGGTCAATAATGCCGGCGTAGGCATCACCGGCCCGATAGAGGAGATGCCTTTGGAAGAAATGAAGAATAATTTCGATACGAATTTCTTCGGCCCGATTGAAATGATGAAAGCCGTGCTGCCGCAGATGCGTTCCCAAAAATCCGGGCTCATCATCAACATCACATCGATTGCCGGTTATATGGGCTTGCCGTACCGCGGAATTTATTCGGCATCAAAAGGCGCACTCGAACTGATTACCGAGGCATTGCGCATGGAAGTCAGATCGTTCGGGATTAAAGTAACGAACATCGCTCCGGGGGATTTTGCAACGAATATTGCCGCAGGACGTTTCCATTCGCCGTTGCTCCCAGGGTCGGCTTATGAAAAGGCATACGGAAGCATCCTCAAAACGATGGATGCGCATGTCGACAGTGGCGCAAACCCTGATGACATGGGACTGGCCGTGTACGCGATCATACAAAAACAAGATCCGGGAATCCATTACAAGGTAGGCACTTTTATGCAGCGTTTTTCAATCATCCTGAAGCGTATTTTGCCGGACAGGATGTATGAAAAGATGTTGATGAATCATTATAAATTGTAG
- a CDS encoding glutaminyl-peptide cyclotransferase encodes MKKYNLLAVISLNLLILSCGDGNKTHFAFDETKIEAHYTNSETVSLTVLNADNKEIDSIAYFVNDKRVASAKDFKPVSFKLNAYKLGYQDVLAKVYYEGRTEEITSRVEVVSEITPKLLTYKVLNTYPHDISSFTEGLEFYRDTLLEGTGQYGSSKLLKVDYKTGKILKSADLQSQYFGEGITVINGKIYQLTYKEKTGFIYNADTWKIEKTFTFDKDIEGWGMTHDDKFIYQTDGTEKIWKMDPATQKMVDYINVYSSSDKIKSLNELELIDGEMYGNIWQKDLIAIINPATGEVTAAIDLSELRKSLTNPAAEVLNGIAYNPKTKTIFVTGKNWDKVFEISVVR; translated from the coding sequence ATGAAAAAATATAACCTGCTCGCAGTCATTTCGTTAAACTTACTGATCCTTTCCTGCGGTGATGGGAATAAAACGCATTTTGCTTTTGATGAAACCAAAATAGAGGCCCATTACACGAATTCTGAAACGGTTTCTCTGACGGTTTTGAATGCCGACAATAAGGAAATCGACAGTATTGCTTATTTTGTGAATGATAAAAGGGTGGCCAGCGCAAAAGATTTCAAACCGGTAAGTTTCAAACTGAACGCTTATAAACTGGGCTACCAGGATGTTTTGGCGAAAGTATATTACGAAGGAAGGACCGAGGAAATCACAAGCCGTGTGGAAGTGGTCTCGGAAATCACTCCAAAATTACTGACCTACAAAGTTTTGAATACCTATCCGCATGATATTTCGTCTTTTACGGAAGGTCTGGAGTTTTACCGTGACACTTTACTGGAAGGAACGGGACAATATGGTTCCTCAAAATTACTGAAAGTGGACTATAAAACGGGCAAGATCCTGAAAAGTGCCGATTTGCAAAGCCAGTATTTCGGGGAAGGGATTACGGTAATCAATGGAAAAATCTACCAGTTGACCTACAAGGAGAAAACCGGTTTTATTTACAATGCTGACACCTGGAAAATCGAAAAAACCTTTACGTTCGACAAAGATATCGAAGGCTGGGGCATGACCCACGACGACAAATTCATTTACCAGACTGACGGTACCGAGAAAATCTGGAAAATGGACCCCGCCACGCAGAAAATGGTCGATTATATTAATGTGTATTCTTCCTCGGATAAGATCAAGAGCCTGAACGAGCTGGAACTGATTGACGGCGAAATGTACGGCAACATCTGGCAAAAAGACCTGATTGCCATTATTAATCCTGCAACCGGGGAAGTTACCGCTGCCATTGACTTATCGGAACTCCGCAAATCGCTTACCAATCCTGCGGCGGAAGTGTTGAACGGCATCGCTTACAATCCCAAAACCAAAACGATTTTCGTAACCGGAAAAAACTGGGATAAGGTATTTGAAATTAGCGTGGTGAGATAA
- a CDS encoding BlaI/MecI/CopY family transcriptional regulator — MQNLTNKEEEIMHILWKLKKAFVKDVMAEITTEQPHYNTLSTIVRNLEEKGYVAHTAYGNTHQYYPIVALEDYRKKFMNTAIENYFNNSYKNMVSFFAQEEKISAKELREILDIIEKK; from the coding sequence ATGCAAAACCTCACGAATAAGGAAGAAGAAATCATGCACATCTTATGGAAGCTTAAAAAGGCTTTCGTAAAAGATGTTATGGCGGAAATCACTACAGAACAGCCACATTACAATACTTTGTCCACGATTGTAAGGAATCTGGAAGAAAAGGGTTATGTGGCTCATACCGCTTATGGAAATACACACCAATACTACCCTATTGTCGCTTTAGAGGATTACCGTAAGAAATTCATGAATACCGCAATAGAAAATTATTTCAACAATTCTTATAAGAATATGGTTTCGTTTTTTGCGCAGGAAGAAAAAATTTCTGCGAAGGAACTTCGTGAAATCCTTGATATCATCGAAAAGAAATAG
- a CDS encoding M56 family metallopeptidase, which yields METLLLYLIKSGALMALFYCGYHLLLRQDTFFNANRWYLLGGLFISTTLPLFFIRKVVWVDAPKFTTEQLTALSQTAMPQQVKIPVEPATDWTQMLLYLYIIICGALTLKVIANVISLFRLLHKQEVVRNGTFAFVDLNKNVAPFSFFNYIVYNSALYSEEELQSILNHEKVHSSQKHSVDVLLMKIFSILFWCNPFIWLYKKAVLQNLEYIADRKAISETHDKRIYQFALLRAVTQPNCLSITNNFNQSLIKKRIVMLNKKQSKNRNLWKYALILPLLVAFMLYFQVKVIAQQKQAPIVADKSFSGQHADPDHFNFVIDKNTSDEEIKNETKRLKKYGATLKVSKVKRNSDGEIIAVKINYKDKTSAIEKHVNGKEPIEPIYFSKNKDFTGFGEPQKRFAMMKERRNGDEEGDYDEDFSFSFNDNEAPEAPEPPESIEAPEAPEPMDFNFDFNNDNVIVKSITGKDGKTIVTVNGKVVADVDVDKIMADMAPIVLDGETVYAGSGKSGKKAIVIKTKELKEQAKRAMRQAKIQMEQADMQRESSEDMKADFQEMKAQQQEQMQKMKAEMDAMRAELEKAKAEIKKQK from the coding sequence ATGGAAACGCTGCTGCTTTACCTGATTAAATCCGGGGCTTTGATGGCCCTGTTCTACTGCGGCTATCATTTGTTGCTGCGCCAGGACACTTTTTTCAATGCCAATCGGTGGTATTTGCTGGGCGGATTGTTTATTTCAACAACACTTCCCTTGTTTTTTATCAGAAAAGTGGTTTGGGTTGATGCGCCTAAGTTCACTACGGAACAGCTTACCGCTTTATCACAAACCGCCATGCCGCAGCAGGTCAAAATTCCCGTGGAACCGGCAACCGACTGGACGCAAATGTTATTGTATTTATATATCATCATCTGCGGAGCGCTCACTCTAAAAGTCATTGCCAATGTCATTTCGCTTTTCAGGCTGCTGCACAAGCAGGAAGTGGTGAGGAACGGCACTTTCGCCTTTGTGGATTTAAATAAAAATGTGGCCCCTTTTTCGTTCTTTAATTACATCGTCTACAACTCTGCCTTGTATTCGGAAGAAGAATTGCAAAGCATCCTGAACCATGAAAAAGTCCACAGCAGCCAGAAGCATTCAGTCGACGTATTGCTCATGAAAATATTCAGTATTTTATTCTGGTGCAATCCATTCATCTGGCTGTACAAAAAAGCCGTTCTGCAGAACCTCGAGTACATCGCCGACAGGAAAGCCATCAGTGAAACGCATGATAAAAGGATTTATCAGTTTGCCCTGCTCCGCGCCGTTACCCAACCGAATTGTTTATCAATTACCAATAATTTTAATCAATCATTAATCAAAAAACGAATCGTTATGCTAAACAAAAAACAATCAAAAAACAGGAATCTCTGGAAGTATGCGTTAATTCTTCCGTTATTGGTTGCTTTCATGCTGTATTTCCAGGTGAAAGTGATCGCGCAGCAAAAACAGGCACCCATTGTTGCCGACAAGTCATTTTCAGGCCAGCACGCCGATCCCGATCATTTTAATTTCGTCATCGACAAAAACACTTCCGATGAGGAAATAAAAAACGAAACCAAAAGGCTGAAAAAATATGGCGCTACATTAAAGGTTTCTAAAGTGAAAAGGAACAGCGACGGAGAAATTATCGCAGTAAAGATCAATTACAAGGACAAAACCTCAGCTATTGAAAAACATGTAAACGGCAAAGAGCCGATTGAGCCGATTTATTTCAGTAAAAATAAGGATTTCACGGGATTCGGCGAACCACAAAAACGTTTTGCCATGATGAAAGAACGCCGTAACGGTGATGAAGAAGGAGATTATGATGAGGATTTCTCTTTCTCGTTTAATGATAACGAAGCGCCGGAAGCACCCGAGCCGCCAGAATCAATCGAAGCGCCGGAAGCGCCGGAACCGATGGATTTCAATTTCGATTTCAACAATGACAATGTCATCGTAAAAAGCATTACAGGAAAAGACGGCAAAACAATTGTCACCGTAAATGGCAAAGTAGTCGCTGATGTAGATGTCGATAAAATCATGGCGGATATGGCACCGATTGTTTTAGATGGAGAAACGGTGTATGCAGGAAGCGGAAAAAGCGGAAAAAAAGCCATCGTTATAAAGACTAAAGAACTTAAAGAGCAGGCAAAACGCGCCATGAGGCAGGCAAAAATCCAAATGGAACAAGCTGATATGCAACGGGAATCCAGTGAAGATATGAAGGCCGATTTTCAGGAAATGAAAGCCCAGCAACAGGAACAAATGCAGAAGATGAAAGCCGAAATGGATGCCATGCGCGCAGAGCTGGAAAAGGCAAAAGCTGAAATCAAGAAGCAGAAATAG
- a CDS encoding SsrA-binding protein, which produces MFTLLAKINKYLLPSFTKKGLDPAKAKKWQLALIAWRYYVTVRALEEKSE; this is translated from the coding sequence ATGTTCACGTTATTGGCCAAAATAAACAAATACCTGTTGCCCAGCTTTACCAAAAAAGGGCTTGATCCGGCCAAGGCAAAAAAATGGCAGCTGGCATTGATTGCATGGCGGTATTATGTGACGGTGAGGGCGCTTGAAGAAAAATCTGAGTAA
- a CDS encoding response regulator: MKLNREKVNIIFTDDDIDDCNMFADALNEVGINHKLDLFHDGKDLLAYLNKEETKVPDILFLDLNMPFTNGLDSLKQIRSNKKYRDLTIAIYSTSSSEKDQEETFIAGANVYIRKPNEFSTLKRVLKEVLEINWQYYSSNLNKDTFFLTI; this comes from the coding sequence ATGAAATTAAACAGAGAAAAGGTTAATATCATTTTTACGGATGATGATATTGACGACTGCAACATGTTTGCAGATGCATTGAATGAGGTGGGTATAAACCATAAGCTGGATTTGTTCCATGATGGTAAGGATTTGTTGGCTTATCTTAATAAAGAAGAAACGAAGGTCCCGGATATCCTGTTTCTGGATTTGAACATGCCGTTTACAAATGGTCTGGACAGTTTGAAGCAGATCCGGTCGAATAAGAAATACCGTGACCTTACCATTGCGATCTATTCAACATCCTCTTCAGAAAAGGACCAGGAAGAAACTTTTATAGCCGGTGCAAACGTTTACATCCGTAAGCCTAATGAATTTTCAACCTTGAAGCGTGTTTTAAAAGAAGTGCTGGAAATCAACTGGCAATATTATTCCTCAAATTTAAATAAGGATACCTTCTTTCTTACGATATAA
- a CDS encoding T9SS type A sorting domain-containing protein, giving the protein MKKITFLVVMLISFLSFGQTCEQTFSVAGFDTDPLVLSVNMADLACYGGTINSITISDATLGSDFWCGEWYSFNVDIDGSVTSMCASDLIGMDITTFSSMSITSTDLDTADDFISMSLTITVNYTVATSPNADAVLISPPDGATDAALNGVLTWSDASGGVMGYKLSVGTTSGGNQIVNNLDVGNVTTYDISGNLNESTQYFIRITPYNANGDAANVPEYSFTTAAFAAGDFCNTAIDLSALSSPITGNTTGAVDDSNPSCGENAAADLYYYILVPAGSTLTIGQTFNDYDSKNYMFFGNCNSQTTLACFDDSDTQTITWSNDTGSDQTVYWVQDGYDTEQGSFELAWSLIACTNATAGYTIVPDCANGEQFLVDVAIQDLGSATSLTVSDDQGSAPQQVTGVGTVQFGPYANGTNVVFTTLNDQDANCFIVSPAQNLAACPPQNDTCANAIDLANLISPITGNTAYALNDNLTYCNFDGDPQQSFAPDVYYSIMVPNGSTLIIGQTDNDYDSTNIAFYGDCSNPAQIACFDDGDYTQVTWINQTGSDQTVYWVQDGYDADAGNFTLAWSILNCIQPAAAFSVVPDCANGDQFLINVDITDMGSATSLSIADDQNSATQQVTATGTVQFGPYANNTPVIFSVTNDQSPDCSVTSDELNQFECPPVNDNFANAIPINCGSTVTGSTTLATIDEASAPVAFGVTDTSRNVWYSYTGSSPETITLQLCDSSYDTAVLVYTGTSGNLTVVAGNDDGGEEACFDYPTHSFVNFISDGVTTYYIDVRGYTDFANGDYSMDISCDVVTPPVVANQTCATALEIPTDGSVIDSDNSFGDVSATQPDCDDFGSIQDVWFSFIAPSDSVDCILTNGTMTSLNFNIYSGDCSTLTDVGFNCYTDLTQQTTANLAGLLNEGETYYIQVWSSALEQGTFSLRLENTGLGVENPAFANFSYHPNPVTNVLNLNAVNMSSVSVFNILGQQILTRTINANAAQIDMSALAAGSYIVKVNAQDEVKTIKVIKQ; this is encoded by the coding sequence ATGAAGAAAATTACATTTCTGGTAGTAATGCTTATCAGTTTTTTATCCTTCGGGCAAACTTGTGAGCAAACATTTTCGGTGGCTGGTTTTGATACCGATCCGTTAGTATTATCAGTGAACATGGCCGACCTGGCCTGCTATGGTGGTACAATTAATTCGATCACCATTAGCGATGCAACCCTTGGAAGTGATTTTTGGTGCGGGGAATGGTATTCGTTCAATGTAGATATTGATGGAAGTGTCACTAGTATGTGCGCATCAGATTTAATAGGAATGGACATCACTACATTTTCTTCAATGTCAATAACATCAACAGATCTGGATACCGCAGATGATTTTATATCCATGTCATTAACCATCACGGTCAATTACACCGTAGCGACTTCCCCAAATGCTGATGCGGTATTAATCAGCCCGCCAGACGGTGCTACAGACGCTGCCCTGAATGGAGTCCTGACATGGAGTGATGCATCCGGCGGCGTGATGGGTTATAAGCTTTCAGTGGGGACAACGTCTGGTGGAAATCAAATTGTCAATAACCTCGATGTGGGAAATGTCACTACTTACGACATTTCTGGAAATTTGAATGAAAGCACACAATACTTCATACGTATAACACCCTACAACGCTAATGGAGATGCAGCAAATGTACCGGAATATTCTTTTACAACAGCAGCTTTCGCCGCAGGGGATTTTTGCAATACTGCCATTGATTTGAGTGCATTGAGCTCTCCAATCACAGGTAATACTACGGGAGCTGTTGATGATTCAAACCCATCATGTGGAGAGAATGCTGCAGCAGATCTTTATTACTATATATTGGTGCCGGCCGGTTCAACACTCACAATTGGGCAGACGTTCAATGATTATGACTCAAAAAACTACATGTTTTTTGGGAATTGTAATTCCCAAACAACCCTTGCATGCTTTGATGACAGTGATACCCAAACCATTACGTGGTCAAACGATACCGGTTCCGATCAAACCGTATATTGGGTGCAGGATGGATATGATACGGAACAGGGAAGTTTCGAACTAGCATGGTCGTTAATTGCGTGTACCAACGCTACGGCAGGATATACGATTGTTCCGGATTGTGCCAATGGTGAGCAGTTCCTGGTAGATGTAGCCATCCAGGATCTTGGCTCAGCAACATCATTAACCGTATCAGACGATCAGGGTAGCGCACCGCAGCAGGTTACTGGAGTAGGGACGGTTCAGTTTGGACCTTATGCTAATGGAACAAATGTGGTTTTTACGACATTAAACGATCAGGATGCGAACTGTTTTATTGTAAGCCCAGCCCAGAATTTAGCCGCCTGTCCGCCGCAAAATGATACCTGTGCCAATGCGATCGACCTTGCCAATTTAATTTCTCCGATTACTGGCAATACTGCATATGCTTTGAATGACAATCTTACGTATTGTAATTTCGATGGTGATCCACAGCAAAGCTTTGCGCCTGATGTGTATTATTCTATCATGGTGCCAAATGGCTCAACACTCATTATTGGCCAGACTGATAACGATTATGACTCTACTAATATCGCATTTTATGGTGATTGCAGCAATCCTGCACAGATTGCCTGTTTCGATGATGGTGATTATACTCAGGTGACATGGATCAATCAAACCGGTAGCGATCAAACCGTTTACTGGGTACAGGACGGATATGATGCCGATGCCGGGAACTTCACGCTGGCCTGGTCAATACTCAACTGTATACAACCAGCAGCTGCTTTTAGCGTAGTTCCTGATTGTGCCAACGGCGACCAGTTTCTGATCAATGTGGACATTACAGATATGGGTTCGGCAACATCGCTATCCATTGCGGACGACCAGAACAGTGCTACACAACAGGTTACTGCTACCGGAACAGTGCAATTTGGGCCTTATGCCAATAACACGCCTGTGATTTTCTCAGTGACCAATGATCAAAGCCCTGACTGCAGTGTTACAAGTGATGAGCTCAACCAATTCGAATGCCCTCCGGTAAATGATAATTTTGCAAATGCCATTCCCATCAATTGCGGGTCGACCGTCACAGGAAGCACCACTTTGGCAACCATTGACGAGGCATCTGCTCCAGTAGCATTTGGCGTTACGGATACTTCAAGGAATGTGTGGTATTCCTACACGGGTTCCAGTCCTGAAACCATTACACTCCAGTTATGCGACTCCTCATACGATACGGCTGTTTTGGTTTACACAGGGACCAGCGGGAACCTTACAGTAGTTGCAGGGAATGATGATGGGGGAGAAGAAGCCTGTTTTGATTATCCGACACATTCATTCGTCAATTTTATCTCCGACGGTGTGACGACATATTATATCGATGTAAGAGGATATACTGATTTTGCAAATGGTGATTATTCTATGGATATAAGCTGTGATGTCGTAACGCCTCCGGTTGTTGCCAATCAAACCTGTGCCACCGCGCTTGAAATCCCTACGGATGGTAGTGTAATCGATTCAGACAATTCCTTCGGTGATGTTAGCGCTACGCAGCCGGATTGTGATGATTTCGGCAGTATACAGGATGTGTGGTTTTCTTTTATAGCACCATCTGATAGTGTGGATTGTATTTTAACTAATGGCACCATGACTTCGTTGAATTTCAATATTTACAGTGGTGACTGCAGTACCCTTACTGATGTCGGTTTCAACTGCTATACTGATTTAACCCAGCAAACGACAGCCAATCTTGCAGGCCTCCTTAACGAGGGAGAGACTTATTACATACAGGTTTGGTCTAGTGCATTAGAACAAGGGACTTTCAGCCTGCGTTTGGAAAATACAGGCCTTGGAGTTGAAAATCCTGCTTTTGCAAATTTTTCATACCATCCGAACCCGGTTACTAATGTGCTCAACCTAAACGCTGTGAATATGTCTTCAGTATCGGTATTTAATATATTAGGGCAGCAGATCCTGACAAGGACTATCAATGCCAATGCGGCGCAAATAGACATGTCTGCCCTCGCAGCCGGAAGTTATATTGTAAAAGTTAATGCACAGGATGAAGTGAAGACCATCAAAGTGATTAAGCAATAA